In Apium graveolens cultivar Ventura chromosome 10, ASM990537v1, whole genome shotgun sequence, the following are encoded in one genomic region:
- the LOC141692428 gene encoding uncharacterized protein LOC141692428 isoform X1, whose amino-acid sequence MLKLLSDMLPPNNELPTSTYEAKKILCPMGMNVKKIHACPNDCVLFRNEHEHLHTCPKCGASRYKREGSNSSTSHKKRPPVKDLRYFPIVERFKRMFTNINDAKLIRWHMEGRKSDGMLRHPADSPQWRTIDRKFPEFGQEARNLRLRVSADGMNPYRTLSSQHSTWPVLLTIYNLPPWLCMKRKYIMLTLLIPGPKEAGNNIDVYLQPLIEDLKLLWDQGEKVYDAYKKADFTMCAVIFCNISDFTGYGNVLGYTIKGANACPICEDSTTDIHLKNCKKNVYMGHRTFLPLAHPYRKRKRSFDGTIETRVARLPLTGNEVFERVKNIDIVLGKLYKKPTTSSIWKKRSIFWDLPYWEHLQVRHCLDFMHIEKMFVKALPEHF is encoded by the coding sequence ATGCTAAAACTTCTATCAGACATGCTTCCTCCAAATAACGAGCTTCCCACTTCTACCTATGAGGCAAAGAAGATACTGTGTCCGATGGGTATGAATGTAAAAAAGATTCATGCATGTCCTAATGATTGTGTACTGTTTCGAAATGAGCATGAACATCTGCACACATGTCCAAAGTGCGGAGCCTCTAGGTACAAGCGGGAGGGAAGTAATTCTTCTACTAGTCACAAGAAGAGGCCCCCCGTGAAGGATTTACGGTATTTTCCCATAGTGGAACGATTTAAACGCATGTTTACAAATATCAATGATGCAAAGCTTATCAGGTGGCACATGGAAGGAAGAAAATCAGATGGGATGCTCCGACACCCTGCTGACTCTCCACAATGGAGAACTATTGATAGAAAGTTCCCGGAATTTGGTCAAGAAGCCAGAAATCTTCGACTTAGAGTTTCTGCAGATGGCATGAACCCATATCGCACTCTAAGCTCTCAACATAGCACTTGGCCAGTTCTTCTAACAATTTATAACTTGCCTCCTTGGTTATGCATGAAACGCAAGTATATCATGTTGACATTGCTCATCCCCGGTCCTAAAGAAGCCGGAAATAACATAGATGTATATCTTCAGCCACTTATTGAAGATCTGAAGTTATTGTGGGATCAAGGCGAGAAGGTGTATGATGCATACAAGAAAGCAGATTTTACCATGTGTGCCGTGATTTTTTGCAACATAAGTGATTTTACTGGCTATGGAAACGTTTTAGGGTACACTATTAAAGGAGCTAATGCATGTCCGATTTGTGAAGATTCCACTACTGACATTCATCtaaaaaattgcaaaaaaaatGTATACATGGGTCATCGTACATTTCTTCCCCTTGCTCACCCTTATCGTAAGAGGAAAAGGTCTTTTGATGGGACTATCGAGACTCGAGTGGCTCGTTTGCCTCTAACCGGGAATGAGGTGTTTGAACGAGTTAAAAATATTGATATTGTACTTGGGAAGCTGTATAAAAAGCCAACCACCAGTAGTatttggaagaaaagatctaTATTTTGGGATCTTCCATATTGGGAGCACTTACAAGTTAGACACTGTCTTGATTTTATGCATATCGAAAAAATGTTTGTTAAAGCATTACCGGAACACTTTTGA